One window from the genome of Eucalyptus grandis isolate ANBG69807.140 chromosome 7, ASM1654582v1, whole genome shotgun sequence encodes:
- the LOC104454831 gene encoding probable disease resistance protein At4g27220 isoform X2, translating into MSSTRTERRLELPELDKANLDKTINTSQRTVKERRLGLSKSDQSAKFKKSARVRTTTIDGGSGDFLEIVDEFTGIHPAGGGGEREKGLGYGNENKGSPCGAGFSQITFFPNHLKLPRRPPPLDLKYFPKGFRRLQLQEPFHCRKSDERIFFKVRVVPAPKFELPPPPDDGFSWRKYDQKENLGAKYPRNYYRCTHGKDRGCLARKRVQRSDDDPSVFEVTYCRAHTCNHHSLQIIQPQTQPQQNQTHLQDIAFDFRGSLTVITPNLDSNNDDHNFCSSMFNFPPTSDNTSSVMSNNSNFPSTPQFLSRSTSETNYLSESPARLEGFQVGPSFGTSESELAMIVLAATSENNSQATRREKGLPKVNGAYHGSESHDNEMQLLIEEKSISDQPVASSVDTSISLGSGLCSRAIEDQKELNPSFGIDLLHTKAGSLTNEGSLLSNQKEEENVTVSSEVKKLEATQKQRAESDFVPMQNTWDTETELFPWLVKRDADPHPALEEFHTYSFPSESEVGSHCSELESEDKDKKIKIGASPEYHKRETSESAVLQMQNPVEREVELFSLEVKEDTASDEVHSISLEVESEVDSYCSGPEYEVGDKKARIEASPEYDDIMHTPKLKKESSSHATLDNSDASIDMLDSSGKQEGRPSEGWGAINYDSIVYHLIKSIKKSNIEKLGIYGRNEVGKAIVVRALKESAILRNLFDRVICITVPQNCDMEMVQKEIAGQISSDLTEVNAVDMPHSVVNALSGLKFLLILVGTNQHLRLETLKIPVSAPPVGSKIVFVAESEQLCDEIEVDKKICLDDLLLCELFRQNVGEVVYHPKKALAKEIVRMCRHYSHAVILVARALQNVDDDLIWKRVLERLAIRPASHDTSIEALMVNVLRFSIDQLENDKTRRCLKNLALCDNYHEIASESAIGLWVRDGIVDNQDEGLEVLKNLVNANLLEIDDNGQFVKFQDQDQDILVNLIFQPEENRMFLMQGGLDVTEPPEIEKWESAKEILLMQTGISELPKEPRCPSLSSLYLQRNYKVRKLSSSFFNQMPALEVLNLSRTRIRCLPESISQLVSLKRFFLNDCVLLRSISPAIGRLKQLEVFDLEGTKIKNLPKEIECLINLTCLGISLSGTEPSNDSKTVIPHGVISSLLHLEELNLDVDADSEWWHTCAEGVVSEVCNLKSLSAFKFSFPTLELLRQFNQLRKSMEHPSLAQFRLCVGNHASCMMNQLPLDIELELERCNRFLRYTNGDGVFTEIKDVLRQSDAFFLERHANLKKLSELGIDSMDQLKWCVMGECNELEVLVDASDTLHQEALTGSHYKSICLESLEFLFVYYMRNLRNIWKGAVSKGCLSSLKLLTLCKCPELTSIFSHEMLDNLNNLEEVTIEDCPAIASLISCQTSIGKVRETPYFLPILKKLSLHYVRTLSSISCGLRIAPRLERLSFYDCPSLRSLSTDEVSSEHLKKIKGERSWWKDLEWCGHKPDHLDGIFIPIDTCDIP; encoded by the exons ATGAGCAGCACCCGCACAGAACGGAGGCTGGAATTGCCAGAACTAGACAAAGCCAATCTTGATAAGACCATCAACACCAGCCAGAGAACGGTCAAGGAACGAAGGTTGGGGTTATCGAAATCAGACCAGAGCGCCAAATTCAAGAAATCTGCTCGAGTTCGGACGACAACCATCGACGGCGGTAGTGGCGACTTTCTGGAAATTGTCGATGAATTCACTGGGATCCATCcggccggaggaggaggagaaagggaaaaaggtcTCGGCTATGGCAATGAAAATAAAGGCAGCCCTTGTGGAGCTGGATTCTCGCAGATTACTTTCTTTCCAAATCACTTGAAATTGCCACGACGG CCACCACCGCTCGACTTAAAGTATTTCCCGAAG GGATTTCGCAGATTACAACTGCAGGAACCTTTTCACTGCAGAAAGTCGGATGAACGAATATTCTTTAAGGTCCGAGTCGTCCCAGCCCCGAAATTCGAATTGCCACCGCCACCTGACGATGGGTTCTCTTGGAGGAAGTACGATCAGAAGGAAAATCTTGGAGCCAAGTATCCAAG GAACTACTATAGGTGCACTCATGGGAAAGACCGAGGTTGTTTGGCTAGAAAGCGCGTGCAAAGATCCGATGACGACCCCAGTGTCTTCGAGGTCACGTACTGCAGAGCGCACACGTGCAATCACCACTCTCTCCAAATCATACAACCCCAGACCCAGCCCCAACAAAACCAAACCCACTTACAAGACATTGCGTTCGACTTCCGTGGAAGCCTCACAGTCATAACTCCGAACTTGGACTCCAACAATGACGATCACAACTTCTGTTCTTCAATGTTCAATTTCCCTCCCACCTCGGATAATACTTCCAGCGTCATGAGTAACAACAGCAACTTCCCTAGTACCCCTCAATTCCTGTCTCGGTCGACTTCCGAGACCAACTACTTGTCAGAGTCGCCAGCTCGGTTAGAAGGTTTCCAGGTCGGCCCGAGTTTCGGCACTTCGGAATCCGAGCTTGCTATGATTGTCTTGGCTGCTACTTCAGAGAACAACTCTCAAGCAACG AGACGCGAGAAAGGATTACCAAAAGTGAATGGAGCTTATCACGGAAGTGAATCGCATGACAATGAGATGCAGCTACTTATTGAG GAAAAATCAATCTCTGATCAGCCTGTCGCTAGTTCAGTTGATACATCCATTAGTTTGGGTTCGGGCCTCTGTTCTCGCGCTATTGAAGATCAGAAAG AACTCAATCCGTCCTTTGGGATTGATTTGCTTCACACGAAGGCAGGCTCTCTCACGAATGAAGGATCATTGTTGAGCAatcagaaagaagaagaaaatgtgacAGTGTCAAGTGAAGTGAAAAAACTAGAAGCTACCCAGAAGCAAAGAGCAGAAAGTGATTTTGTGCCAATGCAAAACACTTGGGATACAGAGACTGAACTATTTCCCTGGCTAGTGAAAAGGGACGCTGATCCTCATCCTGCtttggaagaatttcatacGTATTCATTTCCCTCAGAATCGGAAGTTGGTTCACATTGCTCAGAATTAGAATCTGAAGACAAGGATAAGAAGATCAAGATCGGAGCAAGTCCAGAATATCATAAGAGAGAAACATCAGAAAGTGCAGTTTTGCAAATGCAGAACCCTGTAGAGAGAGAGGTTGAACTCTTTTCCTTGGAAGTAAAAGAAGACACTGCTTCTGACGAAGTTCATTCAATTTCCTTGGAAGTAGAATCTGAAGTTGATTCATATTGCTCAGGACCGGAATACGAAGTTGGGGATAAAAAGGCGAGGATAGAAGCCAGTCCAGAATATGACGATATCATGCACACACCAAAGTTGAAAAAGGAAAGTTCTTCACATGCTACTTTGGATAATAGCGATGCCTCCATTGATATGTTAGACAGCAGTGGAAAACAAGAAGGGAGACCATCAGAAGGATGGGGTGCCATTAACTATGACTCTATAGTCTACCATCTCATCAAGtccataaaaaaatctaacatTGAAAAACTTGGAATATATGGCAGAAACGAGGTTGGAAAAGCTATTGTCGTTCGAGCATTGAAGGAATCTGCAATTTTGAGGAACCTATTTGATAGAGTTATTTGTATTACCGTTCCTCAAAACTGCGACATGGAAATGGTGCAAAAGGAGATTGCTGGACAAATATCTTCTGATTTAACTGAAGTCAATGCAGTTGATATGCCACATTCGGTGGTGAATGCATTGTCAGGCCTCAAGTTTTTGCTCATTCTTGTTGGCACTAATCAACACCTGAGGCTGGAGACATTGAAAATTCCTGTTTCAGCACCACCAGTTGGTAGCAAGATAGTCTTTGTGGCTGAATCAGAACAATTGTGTGATGAAATCGAAGTGGATAAGAAAATATGTTTGGACGATCTGTTGCTGTGCGAATTATTTCGTCAGAATGTGGGTGAAGTTGTTTACCATCCTAAAAAAGCCCTAGCTAAGGAAATAGTTAGGATGTGCAGGCACTATTCGCATGCTGTTATTCTAGTGGCAAGGGCACTGCAAAATGTTGATGACGATTTAATCTGGAAACGTGTACTTGAAAGACTGGCCATTCGACCTGCAAGTCATGATACAAGTATAGAAGCTCTTATGGTTAATGTATTAAGATTTAGCATTGACCAACTAGAAAATGATAAAACTAGAAGATGCTTGAAAAATCTTGCTCTTTGTGACAATTACCATGAGATTGCATCTGAGTCTGCCATAGGCCTATGGGTCAGGGATGGTATTGTAGACAACCAAGATGAAGGCCTAGAAGTCCTAAAAAACCTTGTCAATGCTAACCTGCTCGAAATTGATGATAATGGGCAATTTGTGAAGTTTCAAGACCAGGATCAGGATATATTAGTGAACTTAATATTTCAACCCGAGGAAAATCGCATGTTTCTGATGCAGGGTGGCTTGGACGTGACAGAGCCACCAGAGATTGAGAAATGGGAGAGTGCAAAAGAGATACTGTTGATGCAAACCGGAATTTCTGAGCTACCGAAGGAACCAAGGTGCCCTTCACTTTCGTCATTATATCTGCAAAGAAATTATAAGGTGAGAaagctttcttcttcatttttcaatcAGATGCCTGCTCTAGAAGTTTTGAATCTGTCTAGAACCCGCATTCGGTGCTTGCCAGAGTCCATATCTCAACTTGTCAGCCTTAAAAGATTCTTCTTGAATGATTGTGTCCTTCTGAGATCAATATCGCCAGCAATTGGAAGGCTCAAGCAGCTGGAGGTATTTGATCTTGAGGGGACGAAGATTAAGAATCTTCCCAAGGAAATTGAATGTTTAATTAATCTGACTTGTTTGGGGATCTCACTTTCTGGAACTGAGCCTTCAAATGACTCTAAAACTGTCATTCCTCATGGGGTAATATCTTCTCTATTACACTTGGAAGAACTGAATCTCGATGTGGATGCTGATTCTGAATGGTGGCATACATGTGCTGAAGGTGTTGTATCTGAAGTTtgcaacttgaaaagcttaagCGCTTTCAAGTTCTCCTTTCCTACATTGGAACTTTTGAGACAGTTTAATCAGCTTAGGAAATCGATGGAGCATCCATCTTTAGCTCAATTTAGACTTTGTGTTGGTAATCATGCTAGCTGCATGATGAATCAGCTACCATTAGATATTGAATTAGAGCTGGAACGGTGCAACCGATTCTTGAGGTACACAAATGGCGACGGTGTCTTCACGGAAATTAAGGATGTCCTGCGACAATCAGATGCTTTTTTCTTAGAAAGGCATGCTAATCTCAAGAAGTTGTCTGAACTAGGGATAGATAGCATGGACCAACTCAAATGGTGTGTTATGGGGGAGTGTAATGAGCTTGAAGTGCTCGTGGATGCATCTGATACCCTTCATCAAGAGGCTTTGACTGGATCTCACTACAAAAGCATCTGTCTTGAATCGCTGGAGTTTTTGTTTGTGTATTAcatgagaaacttgagaaacatTTGGAAGGGTGCAGTGTCGAAGGGATGTTTATCTTCTCTCAAGTTGTTGACGTTGTGTAAATGCCCCGAGTTGACAAGTATATTCTCACATGAGATGCTTGATAATCTCAACAATTTGGAAGAGGTCACAATTGAGGACTGCCCAGCCATTGCAAGTCTAATTAGCTGCCAAACTTCTATTGGCAAAGTCCGAGAGACGCCTTATTTCCTCCCTATTTTGAAAAAGTTGTCTCTCCATTACGTACGTACACTTTCCAGTATATCCTGTGGGCTGCGGATCGCACCGAGGTTAGAAAGGTTGAGTTTTTATGACTGCCCAAGTCTGAGGTCTTTGTCGACTGATGAAGTTTCTAGTGAGCATTTGAAGAAAATCAAGGGGGAGAGGAGTTGGTGGAAGGACTTGGAATGGTGCGGCCATAAGCCAGATCACTTGGACGGTATTTTCATCCCAATTGACACATGTGACATCCCTTAA
- the LOC104454831 gene encoding probable disease resistance protein At4g27220 isoform X1 produces the protein MSSTRTERRLELPELDKANLDKTINTSQRTVKERRLGLSKSDQSAKFKKSARVRTTTIDGGSGDFLEIVDEFTGIHPAGGGGEREKGLGYGNENKGSPCGAGFSQITFFPNHLKLPRRPPPLDLKYFPKGFRRLQLQEPFHCRKSDERIFFKVRVVPAPKFELPPPPDDGFSWRKYDQKENLGAKYPRNYYRCTHGKDRGCLARKRVQRSDDDPSVFEVTYCRAHTCNHHSLQIIQPQTQPQQNQTHLQDIAFDFRGSLTVITPNLDSNNDDHNFCSSMFNFPPTSDNTSSVMSNNSNFPSTPQFLSRSTSETNYLSESPARLEGFQVGPSFGTSESELAMIVLAATSENNSQATRGLPKRREKGLPKVNGAYHGSESHDNEMQLLIEEKSISDQPVASSVDTSISLGSGLCSRAIEDQKELNPSFGIDLLHTKAGSLTNEGSLLSNQKEEENVTVSSEVKKLEATQKQRAESDFVPMQNTWDTETELFPWLVKRDADPHPALEEFHTYSFPSESEVGSHCSELESEDKDKKIKIGASPEYHKRETSESAVLQMQNPVEREVELFSLEVKEDTASDEVHSISLEVESEVDSYCSGPEYEVGDKKARIEASPEYDDIMHTPKLKKESSSHATLDNSDASIDMLDSSGKQEGRPSEGWGAINYDSIVYHLIKSIKKSNIEKLGIYGRNEVGKAIVVRALKESAILRNLFDRVICITVPQNCDMEMVQKEIAGQISSDLTEVNAVDMPHSVVNALSGLKFLLILVGTNQHLRLETLKIPVSAPPVGSKIVFVAESEQLCDEIEVDKKICLDDLLLCELFRQNVGEVVYHPKKALAKEIVRMCRHYSHAVILVARALQNVDDDLIWKRVLERLAIRPASHDTSIEALMVNVLRFSIDQLENDKTRRCLKNLALCDNYHEIASESAIGLWVRDGIVDNQDEGLEVLKNLVNANLLEIDDNGQFVKFQDQDQDILVNLIFQPEENRMFLMQGGLDVTEPPEIEKWESAKEILLMQTGISELPKEPRCPSLSSLYLQRNYKVRKLSSSFFNQMPALEVLNLSRTRIRCLPESISQLVSLKRFFLNDCVLLRSISPAIGRLKQLEVFDLEGTKIKNLPKEIECLINLTCLGISLSGTEPSNDSKTVIPHGVISSLLHLEELNLDVDADSEWWHTCAEGVVSEVCNLKSLSAFKFSFPTLELLRQFNQLRKSMEHPSLAQFRLCVGNHASCMMNQLPLDIELELERCNRFLRYTNGDGVFTEIKDVLRQSDAFFLERHANLKKLSELGIDSMDQLKWCVMGECNELEVLVDASDTLHQEALTGSHYKSICLESLEFLFVYYMRNLRNIWKGAVSKGCLSSLKLLTLCKCPELTSIFSHEMLDNLNNLEEVTIEDCPAIASLISCQTSIGKVRETPYFLPILKKLSLHYVRTLSSISCGLRIAPRLERLSFYDCPSLRSLSTDEVSSEHLKKIKGERSWWKDLEWCGHKPDHLDGIFIPIDTCDIP, from the exons ATGAGCAGCACCCGCACAGAACGGAGGCTGGAATTGCCAGAACTAGACAAAGCCAATCTTGATAAGACCATCAACACCAGCCAGAGAACGGTCAAGGAACGAAGGTTGGGGTTATCGAAATCAGACCAGAGCGCCAAATTCAAGAAATCTGCTCGAGTTCGGACGACAACCATCGACGGCGGTAGTGGCGACTTTCTGGAAATTGTCGATGAATTCACTGGGATCCATCcggccggaggaggaggagaaagggaaaaaggtcTCGGCTATGGCAATGAAAATAAAGGCAGCCCTTGTGGAGCTGGATTCTCGCAGATTACTTTCTTTCCAAATCACTTGAAATTGCCACGACGG CCACCACCGCTCGACTTAAAGTATTTCCCGAAG GGATTTCGCAGATTACAACTGCAGGAACCTTTTCACTGCAGAAAGTCGGATGAACGAATATTCTTTAAGGTCCGAGTCGTCCCAGCCCCGAAATTCGAATTGCCACCGCCACCTGACGATGGGTTCTCTTGGAGGAAGTACGATCAGAAGGAAAATCTTGGAGCCAAGTATCCAAG GAACTACTATAGGTGCACTCATGGGAAAGACCGAGGTTGTTTGGCTAGAAAGCGCGTGCAAAGATCCGATGACGACCCCAGTGTCTTCGAGGTCACGTACTGCAGAGCGCACACGTGCAATCACCACTCTCTCCAAATCATACAACCCCAGACCCAGCCCCAACAAAACCAAACCCACTTACAAGACATTGCGTTCGACTTCCGTGGAAGCCTCACAGTCATAACTCCGAACTTGGACTCCAACAATGACGATCACAACTTCTGTTCTTCAATGTTCAATTTCCCTCCCACCTCGGATAATACTTCCAGCGTCATGAGTAACAACAGCAACTTCCCTAGTACCCCTCAATTCCTGTCTCGGTCGACTTCCGAGACCAACTACTTGTCAGAGTCGCCAGCTCGGTTAGAAGGTTTCCAGGTCGGCCCGAGTTTCGGCACTTCGGAATCCGAGCTTGCTATGATTGTCTTGGCTGCTACTTCAGAGAACAACTCTCAAGCAACG AGAGGATTACCAAAG AGACGCGAGAAAGGATTACCAAAAGTGAATGGAGCTTATCACGGAAGTGAATCGCATGACAATGAGATGCAGCTACTTATTGAG GAAAAATCAATCTCTGATCAGCCTGTCGCTAGTTCAGTTGATACATCCATTAGTTTGGGTTCGGGCCTCTGTTCTCGCGCTATTGAAGATCAGAAAG AACTCAATCCGTCCTTTGGGATTGATTTGCTTCACACGAAGGCAGGCTCTCTCACGAATGAAGGATCATTGTTGAGCAatcagaaagaagaagaaaatgtgacAGTGTCAAGTGAAGTGAAAAAACTAGAAGCTACCCAGAAGCAAAGAGCAGAAAGTGATTTTGTGCCAATGCAAAACACTTGGGATACAGAGACTGAACTATTTCCCTGGCTAGTGAAAAGGGACGCTGATCCTCATCCTGCtttggaagaatttcatacGTATTCATTTCCCTCAGAATCGGAAGTTGGTTCACATTGCTCAGAATTAGAATCTGAAGACAAGGATAAGAAGATCAAGATCGGAGCAAGTCCAGAATATCATAAGAGAGAAACATCAGAAAGTGCAGTTTTGCAAATGCAGAACCCTGTAGAGAGAGAGGTTGAACTCTTTTCCTTGGAAGTAAAAGAAGACACTGCTTCTGACGAAGTTCATTCAATTTCCTTGGAAGTAGAATCTGAAGTTGATTCATATTGCTCAGGACCGGAATACGAAGTTGGGGATAAAAAGGCGAGGATAGAAGCCAGTCCAGAATATGACGATATCATGCACACACCAAAGTTGAAAAAGGAAAGTTCTTCACATGCTACTTTGGATAATAGCGATGCCTCCATTGATATGTTAGACAGCAGTGGAAAACAAGAAGGGAGACCATCAGAAGGATGGGGTGCCATTAACTATGACTCTATAGTCTACCATCTCATCAAGtccataaaaaaatctaacatTGAAAAACTTGGAATATATGGCAGAAACGAGGTTGGAAAAGCTATTGTCGTTCGAGCATTGAAGGAATCTGCAATTTTGAGGAACCTATTTGATAGAGTTATTTGTATTACCGTTCCTCAAAACTGCGACATGGAAATGGTGCAAAAGGAGATTGCTGGACAAATATCTTCTGATTTAACTGAAGTCAATGCAGTTGATATGCCACATTCGGTGGTGAATGCATTGTCAGGCCTCAAGTTTTTGCTCATTCTTGTTGGCACTAATCAACACCTGAGGCTGGAGACATTGAAAATTCCTGTTTCAGCACCACCAGTTGGTAGCAAGATAGTCTTTGTGGCTGAATCAGAACAATTGTGTGATGAAATCGAAGTGGATAAGAAAATATGTTTGGACGATCTGTTGCTGTGCGAATTATTTCGTCAGAATGTGGGTGAAGTTGTTTACCATCCTAAAAAAGCCCTAGCTAAGGAAATAGTTAGGATGTGCAGGCACTATTCGCATGCTGTTATTCTAGTGGCAAGGGCACTGCAAAATGTTGATGACGATTTAATCTGGAAACGTGTACTTGAAAGACTGGCCATTCGACCTGCAAGTCATGATACAAGTATAGAAGCTCTTATGGTTAATGTATTAAGATTTAGCATTGACCAACTAGAAAATGATAAAACTAGAAGATGCTTGAAAAATCTTGCTCTTTGTGACAATTACCATGAGATTGCATCTGAGTCTGCCATAGGCCTATGGGTCAGGGATGGTATTGTAGACAACCAAGATGAAGGCCTAGAAGTCCTAAAAAACCTTGTCAATGCTAACCTGCTCGAAATTGATGATAATGGGCAATTTGTGAAGTTTCAAGACCAGGATCAGGATATATTAGTGAACTTAATATTTCAACCCGAGGAAAATCGCATGTTTCTGATGCAGGGTGGCTTGGACGTGACAGAGCCACCAGAGATTGAGAAATGGGAGAGTGCAAAAGAGATACTGTTGATGCAAACCGGAATTTCTGAGCTACCGAAGGAACCAAGGTGCCCTTCACTTTCGTCATTATATCTGCAAAGAAATTATAAGGTGAGAaagctttcttcttcatttttcaatcAGATGCCTGCTCTAGAAGTTTTGAATCTGTCTAGAACCCGCATTCGGTGCTTGCCAGAGTCCATATCTCAACTTGTCAGCCTTAAAAGATTCTTCTTGAATGATTGTGTCCTTCTGAGATCAATATCGCCAGCAATTGGAAGGCTCAAGCAGCTGGAGGTATTTGATCTTGAGGGGACGAAGATTAAGAATCTTCCCAAGGAAATTGAATGTTTAATTAATCTGACTTGTTTGGGGATCTCACTTTCTGGAACTGAGCCTTCAAATGACTCTAAAACTGTCATTCCTCATGGGGTAATATCTTCTCTATTACACTTGGAAGAACTGAATCTCGATGTGGATGCTGATTCTGAATGGTGGCATACATGTGCTGAAGGTGTTGTATCTGAAGTTtgcaacttgaaaagcttaagCGCTTTCAAGTTCTCCTTTCCTACATTGGAACTTTTGAGACAGTTTAATCAGCTTAGGAAATCGATGGAGCATCCATCTTTAGCTCAATTTAGACTTTGTGTTGGTAATCATGCTAGCTGCATGATGAATCAGCTACCATTAGATATTGAATTAGAGCTGGAACGGTGCAACCGATTCTTGAGGTACACAAATGGCGACGGTGTCTTCACGGAAATTAAGGATGTCCTGCGACAATCAGATGCTTTTTTCTTAGAAAGGCATGCTAATCTCAAGAAGTTGTCTGAACTAGGGATAGATAGCATGGACCAACTCAAATGGTGTGTTATGGGGGAGTGTAATGAGCTTGAAGTGCTCGTGGATGCATCTGATACCCTTCATCAAGAGGCTTTGACTGGATCTCACTACAAAAGCATCTGTCTTGAATCGCTGGAGTTTTTGTTTGTGTATTAcatgagaaacttgagaaacatTTGGAAGGGTGCAGTGTCGAAGGGATGTTTATCTTCTCTCAAGTTGTTGACGTTGTGTAAATGCCCCGAGTTGACAAGTATATTCTCACATGAGATGCTTGATAATCTCAACAATTTGGAAGAGGTCACAATTGAGGACTGCCCAGCCATTGCAAGTCTAATTAGCTGCCAAACTTCTATTGGCAAAGTCCGAGAGACGCCTTATTTCCTCCCTATTTTGAAAAAGTTGTCTCTCCATTACGTACGTACACTTTCCAGTATATCCTGTGGGCTGCGGATCGCACCGAGGTTAGAAAGGTTGAGTTTTTATGACTGCCCAAGTCTGAGGTCTTTGTCGACTGATGAAGTTTCTAGTGAGCATTTGAAGAAAATCAAGGGGGAGAGGAGTTGGTGGAAGGACTTGGAATGGTGCGGCCATAAGCCAGATCACTTGGACGGTATTTTCATCCCAATTGACACATGTGACATCCCTTAA